One Scyliorhinus canicula chromosome 12, sScyCan1.1, whole genome shotgun sequence genomic region harbors:
- the LOC119975182 gene encoding uncharacterized protein LOC119975182 isoform X6 translates to MGLSILFLLLWGNCFWISGLDTSHLNLSNASVRYFDYPEEITCGPTGVMVRIRNDSFHGMYLRLSIVDNHGVPRDLHSLPSNCSYATVPQADGSLLFTTPYKGCYVHSINNTISLELRIDGIDESKRIMVIERIPVNCTLPSLASVTDVSLTVIPTRGSISLDPKTATVATIPEAQELVSIPVATVPVTHVPANATVPVTHVPANATVATAPAIHVPFNTTVPVTHVPFNATVPVATVPVTHVPANATVPVATIPVTHVPANATVPVATIPVTHVPANATVPVATIPVTHVPANATVPVATVPVTHVPANATVPVATIPVTHVPANATVPVATVPVTHVPSSGTVPVATVSVTHVPANATVPVATVPVTHVPANATVPVATIPVTHVPANATVPVATVPVTHVPSSATVPVATVPVTHVPANATVPVATIPVTHVPANATVPVATIPVTHVPASATVPVATVPVTQVPANATIPVTQVPANATVPVATIPVTQVPANATVTTVPIDLTPATFTPASFTMDLMPNGDKAYICDVGAKDRVGCGNASLGELACNAKGCCYDPADKKSPCFYGKTAYIDCTTNGLFTIVISKAATVPPLHLGSVYLLNNKSSQCVPLVKTTEFVIFRFPLDSCGATRMIAGPNITYKVDIMAKRKTQSGPRGSITRESTFRLHVICHLTGSRDLPLMLVVNTPSPLPFVVKDGVLKMEMRIAKDESYSTWFTDEDFPLVRLLREPVYVEVRLLHRADASIALLLNDCWATQTLDPRHGRKWSILVNGCPYYRDNYLTQLHASTPNLVFPTHHKRFEVKTFAFWRRHIQTQLSGEVYFHCSATVCVLSEIEECTMTCDAGKRIARNSDFNTSADALSETLQHQELVTLKRPILFALEGNVAESSQTTGNLADGILLAAAVASLMLAFICGLVLCRSCKQMHMS, encoded by the exons ATGGGGCTCTCGATACTATTCCTCCTCCTCTGGGGTAACTGCTTCTGGATCAGCGGCCTAGACACGTCCCACCTCAATCTCAGCAATGCCTCTGTCCGCTACTTTGACTATCCCGAGGAGATCACTTGTGGGCCGACCGGCGTCATGGTGCGAATTCGTAACGACTCCTTTCATGGAATGTACCTCAGACTGTCCATCGTGG ATAACCATGGCGTACCGAGAGATTTGCATTCATTGCCCAGCAATTGTTCATATGCAACGGTGCCACAAGCAGATGGGTCCTTGCTTTTCACTACTCCATACAAAGGATGCTATGTTCATAGCATA AATAATACCATCAGCCTAGAGTTGAGAATTGATGGAATTGACGAATCTAAAAGAATCATGGTTATCGAACGTATTCCTGTAAACTGTACACTGCCGTCATTGGCTTCTGTAACTG ATGTATCTCTGACGGTGATTCCGACAAGAGGAAGCATTTCCTTGGATCCAAAGACTGCCACAGTAGCCACCATCCCTGAGGCCCAGGAGTTGGTCAGCATCCCTGTagccactgtcccagtgacccaTGTGCCAGCCAAtgccactgtcccagtgacccaTGTGCCAGCCAATGCCACAGTTGCCACGGCCCCAGCGATCCATGTGCCATTCAACACCACGGTCCCAGTGACCCATGTGCCATTCAACGCCACGGTTCCAGTAGCCACTGTTCCGGTGACCCATGTGCCAGCCAATGCCACGGTTCCAGTAGCCACTATCCCAGTGACCCATGTGCCAGCCAATGCCACGGTTCCAGTAGCCACTATCCCAGTGACCCATGTGCCAGCCAATGCCACGGTTCCAGTAGCCACTATCCCAGTGACCCATGTGCCAGCCAATGCCACGGTTCCAGTagccactgtcccagtgacccaTGTGCCAGCCAATGCCACAGTTCCAGTAGCCACTATCCCAGTGACCCATGTGCCAGCCAATGCCACGGTTCCAGTAGCCACGGTTCCAGTGACCCATGTGCCATCCAGTGGCACGGTTCCAGTAGCCACGGTTTCAGTGACCCATGTGCCAGCCAATGCCACTGTTCCAGTAGCCACTGTTCCAGTGACCCATGTGCCAGCCAATGCCACAGTTCCAGTAGCCACTATCCCAGTGACCCATGTGCCAGCCAATGCCACGGTTCCAGTAGCCACGGTTCCAGTGACCCATGTGCCATCCAGTGCCACAGTTCCAGTAGCCACTGTTCCGGTGACCCATGTGCCAGCCAATGCCACGGTTCCAGTAGCCACTATCCCAGTGACCCAT GTGCCAGCCAATGCCACGGTTCCAGTAGCCACTATCCCAGTGACCCATgtgccagccagtgccacagttcCCGTAGCCACTGTTCCAGTGACCCAGGTGCCAGCCAATGCCACTATCCCAGTGACCCAGGTGCCAGCCAATGCCACGGTTCCAGTAGCCACTATCCCAGTGACCCAGGTGCCAGCCAATGCCACAGTTACCACTGTCCCTATTGATCTCACACCAGCTACATTCACTCCAGCCTCTTTCACCATGGACCTGATGCCAAATGGAG ACAAAGCCTACATTTGTGATGTTGGTGCCAAGGACCGTGTAGGCTGTGGCAATGCCTCACTTGGTGAGCTGGCATGTAATGCCAAAGGATGCTGCTACGATCCAGCTGACAAGAAATCCCCTTGCTTTTATGGGAAAACCG CTTATATTGACTGCACCACCAACGGGCTATTTACAATTGTAATATCCAAGGCTGCAACAGTACCCCCACTCCATCTTGGCTCTGTCTACTTGTTGAATAACAAGAGTTCTCAATGTGTGCCTCTAGTCAAGACAACTGAATTTGTTATCTTCCGCTTTCCCCTTGATTCATGCGGGGCCACACGAATG ATTGCTGGGCCAAACATCACTTACAAAGTGGATATAATGGCAAAAAGGAAAACCCAAAGTGGACCTCGTGGCTCTATAACCAGAGAGAGCACTTTCAG GTTGCATGTGATATGCCATTTGACTGGCAGTAGGGACCTTCCTTTGATGCTTGTGGTAAATACTCCTTCACCCCTGCCTTTCGTAGTGAAGGATGGTGTTCTGAAAATGGAAATGAGGATTGCAAAAG ATGAGTCGTATAGTACTTGGTTTACTGATGAAGACTTCCCTCTAGTGAGACTTCTTAGGGAGCCAGTGTATGTAGAAGTACGCCTGCTCCACAGAGCTGATGCCAGCATTGCACTCTTACTGAATGACTGCTGGGCAACACAAACACTGGACCCTCGTCATGGTAGAAAATGGAGCATTCTTGTGAATGG GTGCCCATATTATAGGGATAACTACTTGACCCAGCTGCATGCATCAACTCCCAACCTGGTGTTCCCAACACATCACAAACGATTTGAAGTGAAGACGTTTGCATTCTGGAGAcgacacattcaaacacagctgAGTGGAGAG GTCTACTTTCATTGTAGTGCAACTGTGTGCGTTCTGTCTGAAATAGAAGAGTGTACAATGACTTGTGATGCTGGAAAAA GGATAGCTAGAAATTCAGACTTCAACACTTCTGCTGACGCCTTGTCTGAAACACTTCAACATCAAGAACTGGTAACACTGAAGAGACCCATACTTTTTGCCCTTGAAGGAAATGTTGCAGAGTCATCTCAGACAACAG GAAACCTTGCTGATGGCATCCTTCTTGCAGCTGCTGTGGCATCCctcatgttggcctttatctgtGGTCTAGTTCTATGCAGGAGCTGCAAACAAATGCACATGTCTTGA
- the LOC119975182 gene encoding uncharacterized protein LOC119975182 isoform X5 — MGLSILFLLLWGNCFWISGLDTSHLNLSNASVRYFDYPEEITCGPTGVMVRIRNDSFHGMYLRLSIVDNHGVPRDLHSLPSNCSYATVPQADGSLLFTTPYKGCYVHSINNTISLELRIDGIDESKRIMVIERIPVNCTLPSLASVTDVSLTVIPTRGSISLDPKTATVATIPEAQELVSIPVATVPVTHVPANATVPVTHVPANATVATAPAIHVPFNTTVPVTHVPFNATVPVATVPVTHVPANATVPVATVPVTHVPFNATVPVTHVPANATVPVATVPVTHVPANATVPIATVPVTQVPANATVPVATIPVTHVPASATVPVATVPVTQVPANATVPVATVPVTQVPANATVPVATVPVTQVPASATVPVTQVPANVTFPVATIPVTHVPASATVPVATVPVTHVPANATVPVATVPVTHVPANATVPVTQVPASATVPVATIPVTHVPASATVPIATVPVTQVPANATIPVTQVPANATVPVATIPVTHVPASATVPVATVPVTQVPANATIPVTQVPANATVPVATIPVTQVPANATVTTVPIDLTPATFTPASFTMDLMPNGDKAYICDVGAKDRVGCGNASLGELACNAKGCCYDPADKKSPCFYGKTAYIDCTTNGLFTIVISKAATVPPLHLGSVYLLNNKSSQCVPLVKTTEFVIFRFPLDSCGATRMIAGPNITYKVDIMAKRKTQSGPRGSITRESTFRLHVICHLTGSRDLPLMLVVNTPSPLPFVVKDGVLKMEMRIAKDESYSTWFTDEDFPLVRLLREPVYVEVRLLHRADASIALLLNDCWATQTLDPRHGRKWSILVNGCPYYRDNYLTQLHASTPNLVFPTHHKRFEVKTFAFWRRHIQTQLSGEVYFHCSATVCVLSEIEECTMTCDAGKRIARNSDFNTSADALSETLQHQELVTLKRPILFALEGNVAESSQTTGNLADGILLAAAVASLMLAFICGLVLCRSCKQMHMS, encoded by the exons ATGGGGCTCTCGATACTATTCCTCCTCCTCTGGGGTAACTGCTTCTGGATCAGCGGCCTAGACACGTCCCACCTCAATCTCAGCAATGCCTCTGTCCGCTACTTTGACTATCCCGAGGAGATCACTTGTGGGCCGACCGGCGTCATGGTGCGAATTCGTAACGACTCCTTTCATGGAATGTACCTCAGACTGTCCATCGTGG ATAACCATGGCGTACCGAGAGATTTGCATTCATTGCCCAGCAATTGTTCATATGCAACGGTGCCACAAGCAGATGGGTCCTTGCTTTTCACTACTCCATACAAAGGATGCTATGTTCATAGCATA AATAATACCATCAGCCTAGAGTTGAGAATTGATGGAATTGACGAATCTAAAAGAATCATGGTTATCGAACGTATTCCTGTAAACTGTACACTGCCGTCATTGGCTTCTGTAACTG ATGTATCTCTGACGGTGATTCCGACAAGAGGAAGCATTTCCTTGGATCCAAAGACTGCCACAGTAGCCACCATCCCTGAGGCCCAGGAGTTGGTCAGCATCCCTGTagccactgtcccagtgacccaTGTGCCAGCCAAtgccactgtcccagtgacccaTGTGCCAGCCAATGCCACAGTTGCCACGGCCCCAGCGATCCATGTGCCATTCAACACCACGGTCCCAGTGACCCATGTGCCATTCAACGCCACGGTTCCAGTAGCCACTGTTCCGGTGACCCATGTGCCAGCCAATGCCACGGTTCCAGTA GCCACGGTCCCAGTGACCCATGTGCCATTCAATGCCACGGTCCCAGTGACCCATGTGCCAGCCAATGCCACAGTTCCCGTAGCCACTGTTCCAGTGACCCATGTGCCAGCCAATGCCACAGTTCCCATAGCCACTGTTCCAGTGACCCAGGTGCCAGCCAATGCCACAGTTCCCGTAGCCACTATCCCAGTGACCCATgtgccagccagtgccacagttcCCGTagccactgtcccagtgacccaGGTGCCAGCCAATGCCACTGTTCCAGTAGCCACAGTCCCAGTGACCCAGGTGCCAGCCAATGCCACAGTTCCAGTAGCCACGGTCCCAGTGACCCAGGTGCCAGCCAGTGCCACTGTTCCAGTGACCCAGGTGCCAGCCAATGTCACATTTCCAGTAGCCACTATCCCAGTGACCCATgtgccagccagtgccacagttcCAGTCGCCACTGTTCCAGTGACCCATGTGCCAGCCAATGCCACGGTTCCAGTAGCCACGGTTCCAGTGACCCAT GTGCCAGCCAATGCCACTGTTCCAGTGACCCAGGTGCCAGCCAGTGCCACGGTTCCAGTAGCCACTATCCCAGTGACCCATgtgccagccagtgccacagttcCCATAGCCACTGTTCCAGTGACCCAGGTGCCAGCCAATGCCACTATCCCAGTGACCCAGGTGCCAGCCAATGCCACGGTTCCAGTAGCCACTATCCCAGTGACCCATgtgccagccagtgccacagttcCCGTAGCCACTGTTCCAGTGACCCAGGTGCCAGCCAATGCCACTATCCCAGTGACCCAGGTGCCAGCCAATGCCACGGTTCCAGTAGCCACTATCCCAGTGACCCAGGTGCCAGCCAATGCCACAGTTACCACTGTCCCTATTGATCTCACACCAGCTACATTCACTCCAGCCTCTTTCACCATGGACCTGATGCCAAATGGAG ACAAAGCCTACATTTGTGATGTTGGTGCCAAGGACCGTGTAGGCTGTGGCAATGCCTCACTTGGTGAGCTGGCATGTAATGCCAAAGGATGCTGCTACGATCCAGCTGACAAGAAATCCCCTTGCTTTTATGGGAAAACCG CTTATATTGACTGCACCACCAACGGGCTATTTACAATTGTAATATCCAAGGCTGCAACAGTACCCCCACTCCATCTTGGCTCTGTCTACTTGTTGAATAACAAGAGTTCTCAATGTGTGCCTCTAGTCAAGACAACTGAATTTGTTATCTTCCGCTTTCCCCTTGATTCATGCGGGGCCACACGAATG ATTGCTGGGCCAAACATCACTTACAAAGTGGATATAATGGCAAAAAGGAAAACCCAAAGTGGACCTCGTGGCTCTATAACCAGAGAGAGCACTTTCAG GTTGCATGTGATATGCCATTTGACTGGCAGTAGGGACCTTCCTTTGATGCTTGTGGTAAATACTCCTTCACCCCTGCCTTTCGTAGTGAAGGATGGTGTTCTGAAAATGGAAATGAGGATTGCAAAAG ATGAGTCGTATAGTACTTGGTTTACTGATGAAGACTTCCCTCTAGTGAGACTTCTTAGGGAGCCAGTGTATGTAGAAGTACGCCTGCTCCACAGAGCTGATGCCAGCATTGCACTCTTACTGAATGACTGCTGGGCAACACAAACACTGGACCCTCGTCATGGTAGAAAATGGAGCATTCTTGTGAATGG GTGCCCATATTATAGGGATAACTACTTGACCCAGCTGCATGCATCAACTCCCAACCTGGTGTTCCCAACACATCACAAACGATTTGAAGTGAAGACGTTTGCATTCTGGAGAcgacacattcaaacacagctgAGTGGAGAG GTCTACTTTCATTGTAGTGCAACTGTGTGCGTTCTGTCTGAAATAGAAGAGTGTACAATGACTTGTGATGCTGGAAAAA GGATAGCTAGAAATTCAGACTTCAACACTTCTGCTGACGCCTTGTCTGAAACACTTCAACATCAAGAACTGGTAACACTGAAGAGACCCATACTTTTTGCCCTTGAAGGAAATGTTGCAGAGTCATCTCAGACAACAG GAAACCTTGCTGATGGCATCCTTCTTGCAGCTGCTGTGGCATCCctcatgttggcctttatctgtGGTCTAGTTCTATGCAGGAGCTGCAAACAAATGCACATGTCTTGA
- the LOC119975182 gene encoding uncharacterized protein LOC119975182 isoform X4, with amino-acid sequence MGLSILFLLLWGNCFWISGLDTSHLNLSNASVRYFDYPEEITCGPTGVMVRIRNDSFHGMYLRLSIVDNHGVPRDLHSLPSNCSYATVPQADGSLLFTTPYKGCYVHSINNTISLELRIDGIDESKRIMVIERIPVNCTLPSLASVTDVSLTVIPTRGSISLDPKTATVATIPEAQELVSIPVATVPVTHVPANATVPVTHVPANATVATAPAIHVPFNTTVPVTHVPFNATVPVATVPVTHVPANATVPVATVPVTHVPFNATVPVTHVPANATVPVATVPVTHVPANATVPIATVPVTQVPANATVPVATIPVTHVPASATVPVATVPVTQVPANATVPVATVPVTQVPANATVPVATVPVTQVPASATVPVTQVPANVTFPVATIPVTHVPASATVPVATVPVTHVPANATVPVATVPVTHVPFNATVPVTHVPANATVPVTHVPFNATVPVTHVPASATVPVATVPVTQVPANATVPVTQVPASATVPVATIPVTHVPASATVPIATVPVTQVPANATIPVTQVPANATVPVATIPVTHVPANATVTTVPIDLTPATFTPASFTMDLMPNGDKAYICDVGAKDRVGCGNASLGELACNAKGCCYDPADKKSPCFYGKTAYIDCTTNGLFTIVISKAATVPPLHLGSVYLLNNKSSQCVPLVKTTEFVIFRFPLDSCGATRMIAGPNITYKVDIMAKRKTQSGPRGSITRESTFRLHVICHLTGSRDLPLMLVVNTPSPLPFVVKDGVLKMEMRIAKDESYSTWFTDEDFPLVRLLREPVYVEVRLLHRADASIALLLNDCWATQTLDPRHGRKWSILVNGCPYYRDNYLTQLHASTPNLVFPTHHKRFEVKTFAFWRRHIQTQLSGEVYFHCSATVCVLSEIEECTMTCDAGKRIARNSDFNTSADALSETLQHQELVTLKRPILFALEGNVAESSQTTGNLADGILLAAAVASLMLAFICGLVLCRSCKQMHMS; translated from the exons ATGGGGCTCTCGATACTATTCCTCCTCCTCTGGGGTAACTGCTTCTGGATCAGCGGCCTAGACACGTCCCACCTCAATCTCAGCAATGCCTCTGTCCGCTACTTTGACTATCCCGAGGAGATCACTTGTGGGCCGACCGGCGTCATGGTGCGAATTCGTAACGACTCCTTTCATGGAATGTACCTCAGACTGTCCATCGTGG ATAACCATGGCGTACCGAGAGATTTGCATTCATTGCCCAGCAATTGTTCATATGCAACGGTGCCACAAGCAGATGGGTCCTTGCTTTTCACTACTCCATACAAAGGATGCTATGTTCATAGCATA AATAATACCATCAGCCTAGAGTTGAGAATTGATGGAATTGACGAATCTAAAAGAATCATGGTTATCGAACGTATTCCTGTAAACTGTACACTGCCGTCATTGGCTTCTGTAACTG ATGTATCTCTGACGGTGATTCCGACAAGAGGAAGCATTTCCTTGGATCCAAAGACTGCCACAGTAGCCACCATCCCTGAGGCCCAGGAGTTGGTCAGCATCCCTGTagccactgtcccagtgacccaTGTGCCAGCCAAtgccactgtcccagtgacccaTGTGCCAGCCAATGCCACAGTTGCCACGGCCCCAGCGATCCATGTGCCATTCAACACCACGGTCCCAGTGACCCATGTGCCATTCAACGCCACGGTTCCAGTAGCCACTGTTCCGGTGACCCATGTGCCAGCCAATGCCACGGTTCCAGTA GCCACGGTCCCAGTGACCCATGTGCCATTCAATGCCACGGTCCCAGTGACCCATGTGCCAGCCAATGCCACAGTTCCCGTAGCCACTGTTCCAGTGACCCATGTGCCAGCCAATGCCACAGTTCCCATAGCCACTGTTCCAGTGACCCAGGTGCCAGCCAATGCCACAGTTCCCGTAGCCACTATCCCAGTGACCCATgtgccagccagtgccacagttcCCGTagccactgtcccagtgacccaGGTGCCAGCCAATGCCACTGTTCCAGTAGCCACAGTCCCAGTGACCCAGGTGCCAGCCAATGCCACAGTTCCAGTAGCCACGGTCCCAGTGACCCAGGTGCCAGCCAGTGCCACTGTTCCAGTGACCCAGGTGCCAGCCAATGTCACATTTCCAGTAGCCACTATCCCAGTGACCCATgtgccagccagtgccacagttcCAGTCGCCACTGTTCCAGTGACCCATGTGCCAGCCAATGCCACGGTTCCAGTAGCCACGGTTCCAGTGACCCATGTGCCATTCAATGCCACGGTTCCAGTGACCCATGTGCCAGCCAATGCCACTGTTCCAGTGACCCATGTGCCATTTAATGCCACGGTCCCAGTGACCCATgtgccagccagtgccacagttcCCGTAGCCACTGTTCCAGTGACCCAGGTGCCAGCCAATGCCACTGTTCCAGTGACCCAGGTGCCAGCCAGTGCCACGGTTCCAGTAGCCACTATCCCAGTGACCCATgtgccagccagtgccacagttcCCATAGCCACTGTTCCAGTGACCCAGGTGCCAGCCAATGCCACTATCCCAGTGACCCAGGTGCCAGCCAATGCCACGGTTCCAGTAGCCACTATCCCAGTGACCCAT GTGCCAGCCAATGCCACAGTTACCACTGTCCCTATTGATCTCACACCAGCTACATTCACTCCAGCCTCTTTCACCATGGACCTGATGCCAAATGGAG ACAAAGCCTACATTTGTGATGTTGGTGCCAAGGACCGTGTAGGCTGTGGCAATGCCTCACTTGGTGAGCTGGCATGTAATGCCAAAGGATGCTGCTACGATCCAGCTGACAAGAAATCCCCTTGCTTTTATGGGAAAACCG CTTATATTGACTGCACCACCAACGGGCTATTTACAATTGTAATATCCAAGGCTGCAACAGTACCCCCACTCCATCTTGGCTCTGTCTACTTGTTGAATAACAAGAGTTCTCAATGTGTGCCTCTAGTCAAGACAACTGAATTTGTTATCTTCCGCTTTCCCCTTGATTCATGCGGGGCCACACGAATG ATTGCTGGGCCAAACATCACTTACAAAGTGGATATAATGGCAAAAAGGAAAACCCAAAGTGGACCTCGTGGCTCTATAACCAGAGAGAGCACTTTCAG GTTGCATGTGATATGCCATTTGACTGGCAGTAGGGACCTTCCTTTGATGCTTGTGGTAAATACTCCTTCACCCCTGCCTTTCGTAGTGAAGGATGGTGTTCTGAAAATGGAAATGAGGATTGCAAAAG ATGAGTCGTATAGTACTTGGTTTACTGATGAAGACTTCCCTCTAGTGAGACTTCTTAGGGAGCCAGTGTATGTAGAAGTACGCCTGCTCCACAGAGCTGATGCCAGCATTGCACTCTTACTGAATGACTGCTGGGCAACACAAACACTGGACCCTCGTCATGGTAGAAAATGGAGCATTCTTGTGAATGG GTGCCCATATTATAGGGATAACTACTTGACCCAGCTGCATGCATCAACTCCCAACCTGGTGTTCCCAACACATCACAAACGATTTGAAGTGAAGACGTTTGCATTCTGGAGAcgacacattcaaacacagctgAGTGGAGAG GTCTACTTTCATTGTAGTGCAACTGTGTGCGTTCTGTCTGAAATAGAAGAGTGTACAATGACTTGTGATGCTGGAAAAA GGATAGCTAGAAATTCAGACTTCAACACTTCTGCTGACGCCTTGTCTGAAACACTTCAACATCAAGAACTGGTAACACTGAAGAGACCCATACTTTTTGCCCTTGAAGGAAATGTTGCAGAGTCATCTCAGACAACAG GAAACCTTGCTGATGGCATCCTTCTTGCAGCTGCTGTGGCATCCctcatgttggcctttatctgtGGTCTAGTTCTATGCAGGAGCTGCAAACAAATGCACATGTCTTGA